In Cervus canadensis isolate Bull #8, Minnesota chromosome 7, ASM1932006v1, whole genome shotgun sequence, the DNA window TTGAAATAACATAAAGCTTGGGCTACTGTCAGGGACCAAAAGGAAAAGCTGTTAAAAACCAGCAGGGGTCAAGTTTAAAAGTTAACTTTTGCTCTCCAAGATAAAGGTTCCTTTTCCACCCAGTTTCTGTTTTGACAGGTGACTGCCTTACAAcagactccctccctccctcccttcctttgaCACCCTTAAGTCAGCCCCTCTTTCAGGGAAACAAATGCTCTTATCTCTTCACACCATAATTCTAAGGGGTTCTTACTAGCCAAATAAACTGACATAGTCTTAAAAACAATGTCCCTAATTTCTCTCAATTTCGTCAAGAAAACCATTGGAGAAGGCTACAAAACTTAATACTATTTTCCTGCTCCAGGCACACACGCAAAGTTGCCTTCATTGGGAAtctaaaaagcatttattttacaGTACTCAGAGCATATTAAAATCTTCTGCCCTGCCATCCCAGACctataaaacatttattcatgTAAGTGACTAAATCCTATGTGAAGATGATTAATGCACCCAGCAACCAATTTCATTTCCAATTTCCCATTTTCAAAAATTCCGTCAGGAGTATATACATTTCTTAAATTAGATACTTGCCCGTATTTCACATCAAAAGGcttccaaaaaaccaaaacaaactcataaaaaagtcactgaatgtattttaaaagatccTTTATACAGCACTTGTTGTATGTCTTCAGAGCTTTCAACACTTTAGATCTACTGAATCAACTAAATTTACACAAATACAAGAATGAAGCTTTGCAAAGCCTAAGTGTGAATACTTTTTCCTAATTTCTTATTTAGCATATTTACATTACCTTCTAATTAAGTTTGGTACTAAACTTCAATGAgatcaaatgtaaaaaaaaaaaaaagctttagaaCCAAACCCAGGCAGAATTCTCTATTCCTCCTCCATGCTGCAATTCTGAGAGGTCACCTGGGCCAAAGACACAACATTTTAAGGCAAGATATGTTAATATAGCTTTAAAGAAACCTGTGGCCTTTAACTTCTTTTGGCTCCCTCAACACAATAACTCTTATTGAAAATCAAAACTCTTCACCCTACACTTCGTGGACCTAAGGTATATCAAGTGCTTTTGACATACACCTTCCACTCCATAGAGATATCAGTAAAATGGCCCTTaagaaaatcaaacacaaaacaaaaagctcaCACTGCCTCCTGCTGTTAGAAGGAAATTTCATGAGGTCAAAATGGTCCACAAACTGCACAGTGTAATAAAGCAAGAGACTTAagtgttctctttttctcttcttttttaacctAATGATCTGTTTCCTAATTAAAGCCACAAAAGGGCTGAGACACTATTCACAACCCACCCAAATGTACTGCAGAAAACACTACAATTTTCAGAAGTGAAAATCATATCCCCCAAACAAGCTTTAAACTGGATAGGTGTTTTAAACAAAGCAGAACacgagaaaagaaagaaaaaaaaaaaacactaaaacacCACCCTGCCTGACCAGTGGATGGTTACTCTCCCAGATCTAAGGCAGTCTTAGAGCTGGCTTCTCCCCTTCCTGCTCTCAGCCAGCAGAACAGATTCAATATCCAGTTCATCTTAACAGTCAGAGGGTACACCTTACCCCAGGCCTTCCTAGACCTTGATGATTATTTTCCATGTTTAAGGAGTTGGGAGTAATGTCTCCCAACTTGTCACTGACACTCCTCTCTTCAAAATCTGACAAACCACTCTTGGAGGCATCAGGCACCTGCCCCTGTCCACCTCAGCCATGATACTGTATTAAATCACTGAATAtgaaacacagaaacacaaacaatagtttggatttgtttctttaaaaatgacatttgtattaaaaatcttaaaatgaagaGACAATGATTAACCGCGTGTATGGAATTAGAAATTACAAATTGTTAGAATTCTCTTGGTACATCACAACAGTAAAATTTTGCTCTGTGCTTCTGGAGGAACACcctaaaacagaaaaccaaaaattaaaaaaaaaattatataaaagggGAGCTAAATACCTGAACATTGGAACAAAACgaagcaaaaaattttaaaaagaaaaaaaaaaaaccaacccattGCATTACAAGTAAGTTACATTTTAAAGGCTGGAAAGAATAAAGAATTCACCAAACAACAGGCCCTATTGTCCTGGCTCCTTCAGGAAGATTATTAAAAGTCAACTGGGAAGTAGTTTGGGGAGGAATAACAGATTCTGGGATCTGGTGGGAAGTTCACAGGTTGGCACCGGCTGGAACAGCTGAGTCTTGAAGGCACTCTGCAGACACAGGGGTGCTGGGGGCCCTGAATCACATTTGCGAAGTTTCTGTACTGTAGTTTAAAGAGCTATTAAAACCATGTATGGCCAACCAATACGAACAAAAAGCTAAAtctaaaaaaacacacacacaacagtacACACAAAAATGTGCAGatctgtaacatttttttttttcacagctgataaaaaaaaatactaccgttctcccccagactcccctttGATACAGTAGGTAAACAaaatagattttttcccccccacaAATTATCAGCAGACACTTTCTGGCACCCCACACTGCATTGGCATCAGTGTTAACAGTCCCAGTTCAGATGTGCAATACTTCAGATTGGATACACTGTAACAAGAATCCAACTTTGCATAGACATCCTCAGAATCGAAATCAGTCACGGGGTTGCCTTTCCAAGCTGGCAGAAAAGGAACCCGATCTTAATTTCCAGCTACTCctggaaaacaaggaaaaaacaaaagtttcttcctctcctcctgctccttcaTTTGGTTCTCCCGGACTTCCTTCCGTGTTTTTCAAACTTGGAACTAGAAAAACGGTTgttgacagaaaaacaaaacaaaaaatcccccCTTTTCCACCTTCTCACCGTCCTCTTCCGCCCCcaccccatttctttttttttttttttttttctcccagactGAAACTTTCGCCTGCCGGTGTCAAGCCGCCAATACAGGGCCCCACGGGCTGCTTCAATGGGGAAATATGCGTCAACCAAAATCAATGAGAAACGTACATGCTGCAAAGATCCACATTTCCACCGGGACTCGGATGGTCATGACGGGACAACCCCTCGGAaacggggcaggggcgggggacGCGGCCACCGCGGCCAGGCGGGCGCCAAGAGCCCCCCGGCCGACGCAAAGTCATCTCCAATCTCAAAGCAAGAagagaaatcacatttagaaGAGTCGGGTGCGTTTGGCTTTTGTGCGCAGAGCGCGGCTGTCGCGCGGCAGCCGCGGGCGCCTCAGAGGATCACGCAGGCCGAGCAGCAGCCCTCATCGCCGTTGGGCTGCGCCGCGTAGTTCATCTGCCGCACGATCTCGGCGAACAGCTCGTCCACCGAGGCTTTGTTTTTGGCCGAAGTCTCCATGAAGGGGCAGCTCCACTCCTCCGCCAGGGCCTTGCCCTCGCCGAATGAAACCTCGCGCTCGCCCTCCAGGTCCACCTTGTTGCCCACCAGAATCATGGGCACGCGCTCGTACCGCTTCACGCGGATGATCTGGTCCCGCATGGGCTTGATGTCCTGGAAGCTCTGCTGGTTCACAAGGCTGTACACGAGGATGAAGCCCTGGCCATTCTTGATGTACAGGTCCCGCATGGATGCGAACTGCTCCGTGCCCGCCGTGTCCAAGATCTCCAGCACCGACGGCGATGAATCCACTTCAATCTCTTTGCGGTAGAAGTCCTCGATGGTGGGGTCGTACTTCTCGATGAAGGAGCCGGTCACGAACTGCACCGTGAGCGCGGACTTGCCCACGCCGCCCGAGCCCAGCACCACCACTTTGTACTCTCTCATGGCTCCGCAGGCGTTCTCGCTGCGCCTGCCACGGCCCCGTCGGGGCTGCGCACCGGAGGAAAGCTGGGCTTGGtggctggactcctctgtcctcagctCTGCAGGAAAAACTCAGGAGATGACCGAGGAACGCAGGACGCGGAAATCACCAAGCGGGGGCCGGGCGCCGGGCCGGCCGGCGCGGCGGCGCGTCCCTGCAGCGCGGGTCCGGGGCCCCGAGGCAGCCCACGGCGGCAGGAGCAGCCTGGGCGGCGGATCGGGAGGACAATGCCGGCAGCCGGTGAAAGGCGAGGGCTGCAGCTTCTCTCCGCAGCAGCCCAGGAAGgcgaggaggcggcggcggcggcgggctgCGGAGGCGGCTGCTAATTGCGCGCCGGGCCGGGACGCGCGTGGCATGAGTCCCCGCAGAGCGTGCGCCCACCGCCGCGGCCCTTCGAGCTCTCTCCCGCAGCCTCCGCGGGGCGAGGGCTTCCTACTCGCCGCGCGCAGCCCTGCCCGCCCCGCCCTGCCGAGCATGCCCACTGCGTCGCTGCCGGCCCCGCCCGCCGGATCCCCGGCTCCTGGTTTTCCGGGGGGCCGGACGGGGGTGGGGCTGTAGGCGGAGCTAGCGGTTTGATTCAAGGCTAGCGGATTCGGGATAGGTACTAGTACAGGCGCCGGAGAAATGTGCGGGGGTGTATGGGTGTTAAGAGACTGGCTGGGACAGCTCCAGAGGGAGGACGGAGGCCACCTTCCTTGGCCGACTTGGCTTTAGTGCATAGGAGTCCCGGCTCTATGAGAAGAGGGCGGGCGCCGCGGGCCACCCCGGGAGCAGGCGGGTCTCTTGCCGCTCCTTTTATCCAAAGCTGGTGGACGCCACTCCCCGAGCCCCGGCGGGTGTGCCTGCCGAAGGCCGAGACCCAAAGAACATCTGGGTCTGTGATAGACGGGCGGAGCATCTTTCCCACACTCTAGGCGTGGCCCTTTCTACCCAGCCTTCTCTGGCGGACTTTCCTTGCACTTCATCCTTCAGACAAAGAAAGCAGGAACATTCGGCCTGAAACCTGTCcggaggagggaaggggcagcCTCTTAGAGATCAGGGCGGTCTCCAGGCTGGGACTCAGAaggccccacccacctcctcacTCGGCTAGGGCCAAAACCCGGAGAGTGAAAGCACCAGCCGATCCGCAGTCAGCCCGGGCGCCGGTAGCTAGTCAGGGCATGCTCAGTGGGCGGAGTAGGTTTGGGGGTTTGGAAGTAGGAAGCCTGTGCAGTGCACACCCACGCTCCAGCTCAAATTACCTCTCCCAGACTCGGGACCCATTGGTCCCGGGGCGCAAATCTCACACCCTCGAACGTTCTTCCATTGGCTACTGCCAAGGTTTTATCAGTTTGGGCTGCTTCATTGGCTAAAAAGTAGCCTCCGCTCGTGATTGGTTATTTATAGAGATTGAGTTGAGAGGCGGAGGCACAGCTGTTCTTTCTCTGCTCTCCGCCGCCCCCTTCCTCCCACTTCCCCAACCTAGTCGTTTTGAAGCtaagagtgaaaaaataaaaggaatttaggCGGAGAGCTCAGAGCTAAATATAGTCCTTTGTTGGTGTTTTCAAGTCTGACTTCTCGGTGCCCAGTCACGACTGTCCGTTAAAGGGAGCTGGTTACAGTTCTTGGTCCTCAAGAAATGGCAAAGTTTCCaaggtggttttttttaaaaattttccccagggagggggaggggctagGATGTGGAAATGGGCCACACTGCATTCAGCTCACccggtggggtgggggaatgCCCAGGCTTGCCTTTGGTAAACATCTCTGCTCTGCGGCGGGCATTCGCTAAACTGGGCTTGGCTCCTACTCACAGGAACTGCCGGCGAGATGCCTTGGCTTGTTCCAGGCCTCTCCTTTCTCGGAGGAGAGATGTCAAGACCTGTCAAAAGGCTAAGCAATGATAGCGTGGGCccgggggaaggggtgggaggggaccAGGCATCAACCCTGGCTTGGTATCCCGTCGACGCCACTTCTCACTGGTTTAACCGTCTGCATTGGAGGGACAACAGAAATGGTGTACTAATGCTTGGTTTCAGGGCCTTAGTCCCGTTGTGACTCAGGGCCGCGTTGCCAGTTAACCTTCTTTGAACCTCTAGCTATAGCTCGTAGAACGCACAGCTGCAACTTGAAGTCCTGGCCATGGGACCCAATGGCAATGGGTCCTGGGCAGCCCCCAGGGCCTTGGGTGGGCGGAGCCCATTCCTGCGCCTGGCTTCGCTATTTAGTGGAGAGAGGGGTTATAAGAGTGCTTCGCTGGTTAACCctgatatgctgctgctgctaagtcgcttcagtcatgtccgactctgtgcaaccccatagacggcagcctaccaggctcccccgtccctgggattctccaggcaagaacactgcagtgggttgccatttccttctccaaggaaaagtgaaagtgaagtcgctcagtcgggtctgactcagcgaccccttggactgcagcctaccaggctcccccgtccataggattttccaggcaagagtactggagtgggggccattgccttctccaaccctGATATAATTCTCCAGATACCTTTCAAGGCAAACTCACCTAATATAGCGGGAGCGATCCTCGCGTTTACCCAGTTTCATGTTTGCCAGGCGTTTTACATGTGCTATCTTATTTACTCCTCATAAAAATAGTAATtatacctattttaaaaatgaggatacTGAGACCCTAAGATGTCGCATAACTGGCATGAAATTTCACAGCGCGAGTGGTCACGCTGGGATCCTGACCCAGGTGTTTGGGTGCAGAACCTGGTCTTGTAACTATTAGGAATGCTACTTTCTAACAAGAAAGTTTCCAGATGGTACTCTTTCTTAGGTTGACTTCTGAGGTAGTATGAACAGACTGGCTCTTAAGCCCAAGCTAGAGGGACCCATGTCCACCCCCTGACTCTTCTGACAGTGCCCCTCCCCACAGGGAGGGGCTAGAACCCACCTGCAGACCATGTCCCAGGGGGTCAGAATCCTGGAATCCCCTCCCCAGATAGGACCCAACCCTCTCCTAGGATCTGCTTGGCCCTCTGAACTCACCCCTGTGTGCAGGAGTGGGTCCTTGTTGGAGTGCGGGTGGTGCTTGGACCCATGAGCTAAGGCGTGCCCTCCCAGCACTTCGGGCCCCTGCTTAACTGCACGAAGAGGGGTCCCTTCTAGTCAGCTTTGTCTTCCCTGCCACTTTCCAGCCTGGCTCTTGGAGAAGTCTAAGAATTTGTGATTCACACCTGACCATTCAGGTCTTGCAAAGAAGTATTTGTCAAGGTGGGAGGACAGATCATATTTTAACACCATGTTATCTTGattttagggcttctctggtggctcagacggtaaagcatctccctgcaatgcgggagtttcgggttcgatccctgggtggggaagatcccctggagaaggaaatggcagcccactctagcactctcgcctggaaaataccatgaacagaggaggctggtaggctacagtccatggggtcacaaagagtaggtcacggctgagcgacttcacttatctTGATTTATAACTGATTTATAACTGCTACTTGGGCCTCTGTCCTCTAGCCCACAGATGTTAGGTGTGGTTCTGAGTATGATATAGTAGAAAATACTTTGTCCTTATGGGCCAGGTGTCTAATATCAAGTATTACTTATCAATTATTGTCTGAGACCTTGGGCAAGGCCCTCAAGTTGCTCCCGACCTTAGTTTCTCTAAAGTGGTGATAATAAAGTTTGCCCCACCCACCGAGCTACCCAAGGAACCTTGGAGAATATCTGATGACCAAATGCTTCATTTTACATCACAGCCAGTGAGCAGAATTAGAACCCTGGTATCCTGGCTGCCCCTTTTCAAGGTGCCAGCCTATACTCAGAGGATAATTAGCAAATAATGGATGGAAACATGCTTTTAAAGATGCAGTGTACCATATATTCATGACAATTACAACCCAGGTGTCTTGACAGCCATATCTAGAAGAGACGATCTTCAGGACTCTGGGTAGTTATGCAGATGGGTATTTTTGAATCTTGGTGGCCTCTCTGGTACCAAAGAGTTGCCACACTTTGAATCTTTCCCATTAAGGATTCTTTGATAACAATTTTTATTACACTCAGATAGTCTCCCTCAGAAAGATTTCCATTGGGGCCTTGGGATTCAAAATGAAGTAATGAATGAAATTACTGatgcacatatttttaaagttgatcACTTCTTCCTGTGAAATTTGTTAGGTGTCTTTATGTACCTTCCTTATGGTATAATCCTGTGTCATATCCAGTTATCCTGTACCATAATTATTTACATGTCTGTACTGTGTCACTGTGTGAAGTCCTTGAGGTCAGAGGCTACACCTGGCTCATCTTTGGAGCCACCTCTGTCCTTCCCCCAGTAAGAGTGCCTACATAGGAGTCCCACAATTAACTATTCATGGGTATATGAATGGCATTTTGTCCCTTTCCCAAACTCTCTTTGTGGTAAAAGATATACTAATTCTTGGTGAGACAAAACATTTCCTGTATCcttagaaaactgtaaaatattaatgtttaagTCTCCCTGAGTCTTAAAGATGCTGGAGTAGTAAAGTCTACCCTTATATGGATGGAAACATATAAACACTTATATGGATGGAAATGCTGTCTGGTGTGGTTCTGAGTATGTGGGAAAAAATACCAAAGCTCCCAGTAGATAAACTCTGAAGATTTCAAACGTTTGTGCAGATAATACACAAAAGACACCTTTAGAAAACAATCTGAAGTAAAAGCTAACAGATGAAGAACTACTTAATCTTTGGTATTGACTATTATATACACAGTGATCCCTACCTGGCCTGGCTTACACAGTGAGCTTCTGTGACACTGGTTTTGGGCCTTCAAAGAATTAGAGGGTTTGCTAGAACATGAATCTTTTAAGTCCTCCAGAAAATAAGTACCCATCTGTCCTCTTCATTTATACAAAAGTGGAGGTTTATTTCATCATGTTCATAGTTTTAGCTGGCTTGACTTGTAGataaacaaataattctaaaaaaaattctaattttgaaaatatcagGGGTAAGTTGAGAGTAACCATGTAGCATTATTTTAAAGGGATGTTACTGTAAGACTAACTGTGCCTTTCAgagttctcagtaaatatttgttaaggaCCTGAACATGTTATAACCAGGCATCCACAAGCAGGCTTAAGATGTTTCATTTTATCAgtggtctttaaaaaataatctccaGTTATGCCCCTAAAAATATTCATTAGTCAGCCAAACCATCAtcatttcatactcttcatattgcACTTTAGGCAGCCAACTTGTAAGAACAATGGCTTGCACTCCTTGTAATGAgattttatatcttaaaaaatgttttaaaattctagcaTGGTAATTAAAGAGAGACAAATATATGCCTGGTTTTATAATTTCACTGTTTGCCCCTTATGTGTACtctgattggattttttttctccttttaaaattatttttcaaaggatAATGTAGGtgagttaaattttaaattaaataacctCTTACAATCTGTCAAGCTTTTTGCAAACCTTTCGATAGgcccaaataaagaaatagaaaaatcaaaataactaTTGTCTCAAGGCTATCATATTAGAATTAAATATGATCTCACTATATACATTCATGTGCTGTGTCATTTTTGATGATAAAAACCACTCCTAACTCCATGAAAATGTTATCCTGGGCTGAAGTGTTACACACACGTGGgcaactaccacacaactgctcAGTGGATTTGAGTTCTATCATAGAATCTTACTAACGGTTTGGCCTActgtcattattttacatgttttttttttttttttttaaagaaaaatcttttctaaGATAAATGACCTCTATAGGGTCTGAGATTTGCCTGAGACCCTGATCTGTagagaaaggaacaaaatggGCTTAGAGCACTACTTTTATGTGATGAATATATTCTCactcaagagaaattttaaattgatttcattGATCctgtttttcatatttgaaagcaCAGTTACACATCTTAGTCTGTCTAAGATTTGTCTCCTTAGACCTGGCATTCCAGAGAAACAAATATAGCAAGAATAGAAGCTATGCCTTAGATCCATTAAAAAGCACTTTCTTCttgtaaaattgtcattatatgcagatgatatgatactatatacagaaaaccctaaagactccacacaaaaactgctagaactaataaatgaattcagtaagggagcaggatacaagattaacatatagaaattaactgcatttctttacaccacaatgaaatatccaatggaatgtaaaaaaaaaaaaagaaagaaaatgtaccttttaaaattatatctgcagaaataaaacacttaggaataaacctgaccaaggatgtgaaagacttatatgctgacaactataaaacatttataaaggaaactgaatattattcaaagaaatggaaagacattccatgctcttgaattggaagaatttatATTGTTTAAACAGTCATTctatccaaggcaatctacacatttaatgtaatccctatcaaattactaatggcatttttcacagtggtagaacaaataattctattCCTATGGAACATGAAAGACCCAGGATTGCCAAGGATTagtgaagaagaacaagaaaGCAAGAAGCATAAACTTcctagacttcagacaatactacaaaactacagtaatcaaaacactgtatactggcacaaaaacagatatatggaTCTACAGAACAGCATAGAGAGAccaaaataaacccatacacctacaGTCAAGGCTTCatactccaagccaggcatcaataGTAtgggaaccgtgaacttccagatggtcaagctggagttagaaaaggcacagaaaccagatatgaaattgccaacatccactggatcatcgaaaaagcaagagagttccagaaa includes these proteins:
- the RAP2B gene encoding ras-related protein Rap-2b: MREYKVVVLGSGGVGKSALTVQFVTGSFIEKYDPTIEDFYRKEIEVDSSPSVLEILDTAGTEQFASMRDLYIKNGQGFILVYSLVNQQSFQDIKPMRDQIIRVKRYERVPMILVGNKVDLEGEREVSFGEGKALAEEWSCPFMETSAKNKASVDELFAEIVRQMNYAAQPNGDEGCCSACVIL